The genomic region AGTTAAGCGCTGTGACTTTTGCATCATTGCCAAGAGCGATACTTTTATCACCACTCGCTTTTGCACCCTCACCAATGGCGATCGCATTAATTGCATCGGCATTCGCATTATTACCCAAGGCGATTGCATCTTCTTTGTTGGCTTTTGCGGCGTTACCCAGGGCAATAGTATTGCTCCCGCTTGCGTTTGCCGTATTACCGATGGCAACAGAATTGATCCCGCTGGCAGTACTGTCGCCGATTGCGATCCCATCAGTACCTGTTGCAGTTGCTGTGTTACCTATGGCGACTGAATCAGTTGCTACTGCATCTGAGGAGTGGCCCAGAGAAACGGCATTGTTTCTTGTTGATTTCGCGCCATTACCCAAAGCAACGGAATCGCTGCCAATAGCGTTTGCCCGTACGCCCATCGCCATTGAATAACTTCCTGTTGCGCTAGAAGACGCTCCCATGGCAATACTTCTGTCCCCTGAAGAGTTAGCCTTAACGCCAAGCGCGAGTGAAGCGTCGCCGTCGGATTTACTGTAGGACCCAATGGCAGTACTCCAGAGACCCATAGCAGAGGAGTAATAACCCAGGGCTGCACTGGCACCATCGGCGTTAGTATAAGTATTGGCCGTCACGCCCGTACCAATTGCAATCCAGCCATTTCCTGCTGAAACGCCATCTTCCGTAACGCCTGTGCCCGTATCGTTACCAGCACCAGCCAGAGCATTGCCAGATGTAGCCATAGCACTCAAACCCAGCAGAGCGATGGCGGCCAGTTTTCTCCCACCGGTTTTTTTACCTCGGCTTTTTGCCGTTTCGCCGGCGACTTTGTAAGTATTGGTCGTTGTATCCCAAATGACTTTAAATATTCTGTTCAAAATTAAACATCCTTATTTTTTTAGGTTCGCGCTGTTGCTTTGTTTATTGGGTTTCACTGCCGTTTTTTCTAATGGCATACTGCCAAAAATGACATTGTCCATTATTGTGCTCATCTTGAGATATTTAAGATGATTTGGTGATACACCCTTTAAGGTGAGATCAATATTCTTCCATTGACCAGGGATAAGCTCAAAGTTGGATTTCATTGGGGTGCTATATAACATTTGTTGCCAACGCGTTAATTCTTTTTTATCCTGGGGTCTTTCTTTTCCCCATGTCATCTGAAAACCTACACCGGAGATGGGCGTGCTTAATAAATTCACCAATGCTATATGTATTACGCTACCGTCATTAACGGGCGCTATTGATAGCACCTCACCTGCCAACGCTACGGATCCATTATTCAGAATAAAATAGCGCGTTTTAGTTGGGTCAAACTCAGTATAATTGAGCGCTTGTTGACGTTGATCTAATGTGTTGACCGCACTGACAAGTGCCTGAGTACTTCGAGTCAGGCCGGCCTGTTGTTTTTCAAGCTGAACAATTTGTTGCTGGATTTTTTCTTGTTGCTGCTTTAATTCATTGTTTGCAGAATTATCTTTAAGCTGGTCGCATCCTGTTATCATCAGTGAAAATAATGGGACCAGAAAATATGCTAATTTTTTATTAATGGACATGAGACATTTCCTTGTGTTATGCCGCGAGAATCATTCCTTTTCTTTTTTTGTTTCTTTTCGAGCGAGTGTCTAATAATAGTTTCAGTTATTCATTTCATTAATTGCTAAAGGAATATGTATTATTGAAATTAATGGAAAATGAAATAAATAATAACAGTACTATATAAGCTTGAGTAATTAAGAAATACTGAATTTTGAATTAAGTTGTTAACTGTGAGTGCTGGATATATGGCTGTCAGATTCGAAGGTAGAGATGCTTTAATAAGAAGCATAAAAAAGAGATTTGCCGCGCATTTATCGGGCAAATCTCTTAAAAGGTGCAGACGTCTTTTGTGTTAAAACTCAGTCTTTGAAAAGCCGGTCATCTCTTGCAGATCCATTTCGCGACCCAACGCAGTCATCGGATGCACGACCACCAGACCACGCACGCTTTTTTTCAGTTTGCCCATATCCGCCTGCTCTTTTTTGGTAATTGCACGGCGGAACGGCAGGTTCAGCAGCTTCTGCGCTTCTTTGCTCAGCTTCTGGCCGTGAACTTCGCGCAGGCGGGTGATTTCAACTTCTAGCGCGGCTTTCTCTTTTTCCAGCTCAGCATATTTTTCTGCGGCATCGACCAGTGACAGGCCTGCCTGCTGGTGGCGGATAAGATCCAGGCGATCGCTAAGGCGTTTAATTTCGTTCTTTTCGACTTCTTTCATCACTTATTGCTCTAAAACGGGGGAATAGGGGGAAGGATACACCAATGTGCGTGGGCTTACTTCTGAAACGCT from Citrobacter sp. RHB25-C09 harbors:
- a CDS encoding DUF3251 domain-containing protein, which gives rise to MSINKKLAYFLVPLFSLMITGCDQLKDNSANNELKQQQEKIQQQIVQLEKQQAGLTRSTQALVSAVNTLDQRQQALNYTEFDPTKTRYFILNNGSVALAGEVLSIAPVNDGSVIHIALVNLLSTPISGVGFQMTWGKERPQDKKELTRWQQMLYSTPMKSNFELIPGQWKNIDLTLKGVSPNHLKYLKMSTIMDNVIFGSMPLEKTAVKPNKQSNSANLKK
- a CDS encoding YibL family ribosome-associated protein, with the protein product MKEVEKNEIKRLSDRLDLIRHQQAGLSLVDAAEKYAELEKEKAALEVEITRLREVHGQKLSKEAQKLLNLPFRRAITKKEQADMGKLKKSVRGLVVVHPMTALGREMDLQEMTGFSKTEF